From the genome of Proteus vulgaris, one region includes:
- the hemF gene encoding oxygen-dependent coproporphyrinogen oxidase, protein MNLPDIHRVKEFFLSLQDTICHSLENIDQKATFQQDNWERKEGGGGRTRVLTHGALFEQAGVNFSHVYGESLPKSATAHRPELAGRRFQAMGVSLVIHPLNPYIPTSHANVRFFIAEKEGEDPIWWFGGGFDLTPYYGFEEDVIHWHKVAKSVCTPFSEDYYPRYKKWCDDYFYIKHRNEPRGVGGLFFDDLNTPDFDHCFEFVQCVGLGYIDAYLPIVEKRKSMPWGERERQFQLYRRGRYVEFNLVWDRGTLFGLQSGGRTESILMSMPPLVRFEYDYSPEPDTPEAKLYSDFLIQKEWV, encoded by the coding sequence ATGAATTTACCTGATATTCATCGCGTTAAAGAATTTTTCTTATCACTACAAGATACGATTTGTCACTCTCTTGAAAACATAGACCAAAAAGCTACTTTTCAGCAAGATAATTGGGAAAGAAAAGAAGGTGGTGGTGGCCGTACTCGTGTATTAACTCATGGCGCACTTTTCGAACAAGCAGGTGTTAATTTTTCACATGTCTATGGTGAGTCACTCCCTAAATCGGCAACAGCACATCGTCCTGAATTAGCCGGACGCCGTTTCCAAGCAATGGGTGTTTCATTAGTTATTCACCCACTTAATCCTTATATTCCTACCTCTCATGCTAATGTGCGTTTTTTTATTGCTGAAAAAGAAGGTGAAGATCCCATTTGGTGGTTTGGCGGTGGTTTTGATTTAACACCTTATTATGGATTTGAAGAAGACGTTATTCATTGGCATAAGGTTGCTAAATCTGTTTGTACCCCTTTTAGTGAAGATTATTATCCACGTTATAAAAAATGGTGTGATGATTACTTTTATATTAAACACCGCAACGAACCCCGTGGTGTCGGTGGGCTTTTCTTTGATGATTTAAATACACCAGATTTTGACCATTGTTTCGAGTTTGTTCAATGTGTCGGCCTTGGTTATATTGATGCTTACTTACCTATAGTTGAAAAACGCAAATCAATGCCTTGGGGAGAGCGTGAGCGCCAATTCCAACTCTATCGCCGTGGTCGCTATGTTGAGTTTAATTTAGTGTGGGATAGAGGAACTTTATTTGGCTTGCAAAGTGGTGGAAGAACAGAGTCTATTTTAATGTCTATGCCACCTTTGGTCCGTTTTGAATATGATTATTCGCCTGAGCCAGATACTCCAGAAGCAAAGCTATACAGTGACTTTTTGATCCAAAAAGAGTGGGTATAA
- the cysT gene encoding sulfate/thiosulfate ABC transporter permease CysT: protein MFTTTSKRVLPGFGLSLGGTLFYTCLILLLPMSALVVQLSDMSWAQYWAVITHPQIVAAYKVTLLAAAVASIFNAIFGMLLAWIITRYRFPGRQLLDGLMDLPFALPTAVAGLTLATLFSTQGWYGFVLDKFDIKVINTWIGIAVAMAFTSLPFVVRTVQPVLEELGPEYEEAAETLGASRWQTFRKVVLPELSPALIAGTALSFTRSLGEFGAVIFIAGNIAWQTEVVSLMIFIRLQEFDYPAASAVASVILLVSLVLLFSINGLQSRFGQRLRGH, encoded by the coding sequence ATGTTTACCACAACCAGTAAACGAGTATTACCGGGATTTGGATTAAGCTTAGGCGGAACACTGTTTTATACCTGCTTGATCTTACTATTACCAATGAGTGCGCTGGTTGTGCAACTTTCTGATATGAGCTGGGCGCAATATTGGGCCGTCATAACGCATCCCCAAATTGTTGCCGCGTATAAAGTCACACTACTTGCGGCTGCGGTTGCCAGTATTTTTAATGCTATTTTTGGCATGTTGCTTGCGTGGATCATTACACGTTACCGTTTTCCAGGTAGACAACTACTTGATGGTTTAATGGACTTGCCTTTTGCTTTACCTACTGCGGTTGCAGGATTGACGCTCGCTACTCTGTTTTCAACGCAAGGTTGGTATGGCTTTGTGTTAGATAAATTTGATATCAAAGTAATTAACACATGGATTGGTATCGCTGTTGCGATGGCTTTTACCAGTTTACCTTTTGTAGTAAGAACGGTTCAGCCAGTGCTTGAAGAGTTAGGCCCAGAGTATGAAGAGGCCGCTGAAACGCTAGGAGCGAGCCGTTGGCAAACATTTCGTAAAGTTGTATTACCTGAATTATCACCCGCGCTAATTGCTGGAACCGCGCTCTCTTTTACACGCAGTTTGGGGGAGTTTGGTGCCGTTATTTTTATTGCCGGTAATATTGCATGGCAAACAGAAGTGGTTTCCTTGATGATTTTTATTCGATTACAAGAGTTTGATTATCCTGCAGCTAGTGCTGTGGCTTCTGTGATTTTACTTGTTTCTTTAGTCTTACTGTTTTCAATTAATGGATTGCAAAGCCGATTTGGACAACGGTTGAGGGGGCATTGA
- a CDS encoding RpoE-regulated lipoprotein yields MMPKFWLPLCLSTSVLLLSGCSSMGGMSFSALNPMNWFSNDTLTVSANGLGNITNSTKITENDIKNELGSRFHYREGMEMQGNDIIVVVQGLDDNKIQVAFYGKEKGTVEKIEVFDAKATTDWGTTIGTPFKDIYKKAFGACSKGPKDEKQRTILCQSTEAKSVSYVFSGQWDGPDGLMPPDEVLSNWTLTQIIWQNKTPTRYSL; encoded by the coding sequence ATGATGCCTAAATTTTGGTTACCCTTGTGTTTAAGCACAAGCGTTTTGTTATTAAGTGGCTGTTCATCCATGGGAGGAATGTCTTTTTCTGCACTAAATCCGATGAATTGGTTCTCAAATGATACGCTAACCGTTTCCGCTAATGGATTAGGTAATATTACAAACTCAACAAAAATTACAGAAAATGATATTAAGAATGAGTTAGGAAGTCGCTTTCATTATCGTGAAGGTATGGAAATGCAAGGCAATGATATTATCGTCGTTGTTCAGGGCCTAGATGATAATAAAATTCAAGTGGCTTTCTACGGCAAAGAAAAAGGCACAGTAGAGAAAATAGAAGTCTTTGATGCCAAGGCAACGACAGATTGGGGTACAACTATTGGTACACCATTTAAAGATATCTATAAAAAAGCCTTTGGTGCATGCAGCAAAGGCCCTAAGGATGAAAAACAGAGAACAATTTTATGTCAATCCACAGAAGCTAAATCGGTGAGTTATGTCTTTAGTGGACAATGGGATGGTCCTGATGGATTGATGCCACCGGATGAAGTTTTATCAAATTGGACGTTAACGCAAATTATTTGGCAGAACAAAACGCCTACACGCTATTCTCTATAA
- the cysP gene encoding thiosulfate ABC transporter substrate-binding protein CysP has product MKKNTIRTFALQATTALSLVVSSYAGAAQLLNSSYDIARELFTQLNSDFKTQWDAQHPDDKVTIKQSHAGSSKQALAILQGLPADVVTYNQVTDVQILHDKGKLIPADWQQRLPNNSSPYYSTMAYLVRKGNPKNITTWEDLIREDVKVVFPNPKTSGNGRYTYLAAWGAFEKAYGNDEKTQEAMKKFLKNVEVFDTGGRGATTSFIERGLGDVLISFESEVNNIRQQYGEDEYQVIVPPVDILAEFPVAWIDKNVQRNDTETLAKAYLNYLYSPKAQEIITQFNYRVNDKAVMAQKAAQFPATSLFTVEEIFGDWNNVMKTHFTTDGMLDKLLAQGRQ; this is encoded by the coding sequence ATGAAGAAAAACACAATCAGAACCTTTGCATTACAAGCAACTACAGCATTGTCTTTGGTTGTCAGCAGTTATGCAGGGGCTGCTCAATTACTTAATAGCTCTTATGACATTGCGCGAGAGTTATTCACACAGCTAAATAGTGATTTTAAAACTCAGTGGGATGCACAGCATCCTGATGACAAAGTGACTATCAAACAATCTCATGCGGGTTCTTCTAAGCAAGCACTTGCGATATTGCAAGGGCTACCTGCTGATGTAGTGACATATAACCAAGTGACCGATGTGCAAATTCTGCATGATAAAGGCAAGCTTATTCCTGCGGATTGGCAACAACGTCTTCCTAATAATAGCTCACCTTATTATTCCACTATGGCGTATTTAGTGCGCAAAGGTAATCCTAAAAATATTACGACATGGGAGGATTTAATTCGCGAAGATGTCAAAGTGGTTTTCCCTAATCCAAAAACATCAGGTAATGGGCGCTATACCTATTTAGCTGCTTGGGGAGCTTTTGAAAAAGCCTATGGTAATGATGAGAAAACCCAAGAAGCAATGAAAAAGTTCCTTAAAAATGTTGAAGTGTTTGATACAGGAGGGCGTGGCGCTACAACCTCTTTTATTGAGCGTGGTCTTGGGGATGTGCTGATCAGTTTTGAATCCGAAGTTAATAATATTCGCCAGCAATATGGTGAAGATGAATATCAAGTTATTGTGCCACCCGTAGATATTCTAGCTGAGTTTCCAGTCGCTTGGATTGATAAAAATGTGCAACGTAATGACACAGAAACATTGGCAAAAGCTTACCTCAATTATTTATACAGTCCTAAAGCACAAGAGATCATCACGCAATTTAACTATCGCGTGAATGATAAAGCTGTTATGGCTCAAAAAGCAGCACAATTTCCAGCAACATCTTTATTTACCGTTGAAGAGATATTTGGTGACTGGAATAACGTGATGAAAACGCATTTCACAACTGATGGCATGCTTGACAAGTTATTAGCGCAAGGACGTCAATAA
- the cysW gene encoding sulfate/thiosulfate ABC transporter permease CysW, producing the protein MSDIIQQRSIYRRQIDWIKWGLILTGVVLSILFLVVPIAWIFMTAFSKGIEIFTENLLDGDMLHAVWLTVLIALITVPVNMLFGVSMAWLVTRFRFPGRQLLMTLIDIPFAVSPVVAGLLYLLFYGSNGWAGQWLSQFDIQLMFSWPGMVLVTVFVTCPFVVRELVPVMMSQGSQEDEAAVLLGASGWKMFWRVTLPNIRWALLYGVILTNARAIGEFGAVSVVSGAIRGETYSLPLQVELLHQDYNTVGAFTAAALLAMMAIFTLMFKSALQWHLARQQ; encoded by the coding sequence ATGTCAGATATTATACAGCAACGCTCTATTTATCGTCGCCAGATTGATTGGATAAAATGGGGATTAATCCTTACAGGCGTTGTGTTATCCATTTTATTTTTAGTTGTGCCTATAGCGTGGATCTTTATGACCGCGTTTTCAAAAGGTATTGAAATATTTACTGAAAACTTATTAGACGGCGATATGTTACATGCTGTCTGGTTAACGGTATTAATCGCGTTAATCACCGTACCTGTCAATATGTTGTTTGGTGTCAGTATGGCATGGCTGGTTACTCGCTTTCGTTTCCCAGGACGCCAACTATTAATGACACTAATTGATATTCCTTTTGCGGTATCGCCCGTTGTCGCTGGACTGCTCTACTTACTTTTTTACGGTAGTAATGGATGGGCAGGGCAATGGTTATCTCAGTTTGATATTCAGCTTATGTTTTCATGGCCGGGAATGGTATTAGTTACGGTGTTTGTCACTTGCCCTTTTGTGGTTAGAGAACTGGTGCCGGTGATGATGAGTCAAGGTAGCCAAGAAGATGAAGCCGCTGTGTTATTAGGAGCGAGTGGATGGAAAATGTTTTGGCGTGTGACATTACCGAATATTCGCTGGGCATTGTTATATGGTGTGATATTAACCAATGCCAGAGCCATTGGTGAGTTCGGAGCTGTTTCAGTGGTATCTGGTGCTATTCGTGGTGAAACCTATTCACTGCCGTTACAAGTTGAATTGCTACATCAAGATTACAATACCGTTGGTGCCTTTACGGCCGCCGCATTACTCGCCATGATGGCGATATTCACCTTAATGTTTAAAAGTGCATTGCAATGGCACTTAGCGCGTCAGCAATGA
- the crr gene encoding PTS glucose transporter subunit IIA, whose amino-acid sequence MGLFDKLKSLVSEEKKGSGTIDIVAPLSGEIVNIEDVPDVVFAEKIVGDGIAIKPAGNKIVAPVDGTIGKIFETNHAFSIESDNGIELFVHFGIDTVELKGEGFKRIAEEGQQVKVGDTILEFDLAVLEEKAKSVLTPVVISNMDEIQGLTKMTGPVTVGETVIIQIKK is encoded by the coding sequence ATGGGTCTGTTTGATAAATTAAAATCACTGGTTTCAGAGGAAAAGAAAGGCAGTGGCACGATTGATATTGTTGCACCACTTTCAGGTGAAATCGTCAATATCGAAGATGTTCCTGATGTTGTTTTCGCTGAAAAAATCGTAGGTGACGGTATTGCTATCAAACCTGCTGGTAATAAAATTGTTGCACCAGTCGATGGTACTATCGGTAAAATTTTCGAGACTAACCATGCTTTCTCTATTGAGTCTGACAACGGTATCGAGTTATTTGTCCACTTCGGTATCGACACTGTTGAACTGAAAGGTGAAGGGTTTAAACGTATCGCTGAAGAAGGTCAGCAAGTAAAAGTTGGTGATACTATTTTAGAATTTGACTTGGCTGTATTAGAAGAAAAAGCAAAATCAGTTCTAACGCCAGTTGTCATTTCTAATATGGATGAAATTCAAGGTTTAACCAAAATGACAGGCCCAGTTACTGTTGGTGAAACCGTTATTATTCAGATTAAAAAATAA
- the ptsI gene encoding phosphoenolpyruvate-protein phosphotransferase PtsI yields the protein MISGILASPGIAFGQTLLLKEEPIIISQRKIQSDEIENQIERFKDGRNKSAQQLEIIKERAEKNLGADKAEIFEGHIMLLEDEELEQEIVTLIKSDKKTAEAAVQSVIEDQATALEALDDEYLKERAADVRDIGKRLMRNILEMPIIDLSAISEKVILVATDLTPSETAQLSLDNVLGFITDLGGRTSHTSIMARSLEIPAIVGTSNATQTIKKDDYLVLDAINNKIIINPSDEELEALKAIKEEYLHEKEELAKLKDLPAITLDGHQVEVCANIGTVRDVAGAERNGAEGVGLYRTEFLFMDRDSLPTEDEQFQAYKAVAEAVGSPAVIIRTMDIGGDKDLPYMNLPKEENPFLGWRAIRICLDRKEILHSQLRAILRASAFGKLRIMFPMIISVEEIRALKAELEILKSQLREENKAFDESIEVGVMVETPAAAVMARHMAKEVDFFSIGTNDLTQYTLAVDRGNELISHLYNPMSPAVLNLIKQVIDASHAEGKWTGMCGELAGDERATLLLLGMGLDEFSMSAISIPRIKKVIRNANYDDARALAEQALAQPTAKELMDLVETFTKEKTLC from the coding sequence ATGATTTCAGGAATTTTAGCATCACCCGGTATCGCATTTGGTCAAACCCTTCTCCTCAAAGAAGAACCAATCATCATTAGCCAACGTAAGATCCAAAGTGATGAAATTGAGAATCAAATCGAGCGCTTTAAAGATGGCCGTAATAAATCTGCACAACAACTAGAAATCATTAAAGAGCGTGCTGAAAAGAATCTCGGTGCAGATAAAGCCGAAATCTTTGAAGGCCATATCATGTTGTTAGAAGATGAAGAGTTGGAACAAGAAATTGTTACTCTTATCAAAAGCGACAAAAAAACTGCCGAAGCTGCTGTTCAATCTGTTATTGAAGATCAAGCCACCGCATTAGAAGCATTAGATGACGAGTATTTAAAAGAGCGTGCTGCTGACGTTCGTGATATTGGTAAACGCTTGATGCGTAATATTTTAGAAATGCCAATTATCGATTTAAGTGCTATTTCAGAAAAAGTTATTCTAGTGGCAACTGACCTCACCCCTTCTGAAACAGCTCAATTAAGCCTAGATAACGTATTAGGCTTTATTACTGACTTAGGGGGCAGAACATCTCACACTTCTATTATGGCTCGTTCATTAGAAATCCCTGCTATTGTGGGCACATCTAATGCGACACAAACCATTAAAAAAGACGATTATCTGGTTCTTGATGCGATTAATAACAAAATCATTATTAATCCATCTGACGAAGAACTCGAAGCATTAAAAGCCATCAAAGAAGAGTATCTGCACGAAAAAGAAGAATTAGCAAAACTCAAAGATTTACCTGCCATTACACTTGATGGGCACCAAGTCGAAGTTTGCGCTAATATTGGTACAGTTCGTGATGTTGCTGGTGCTGAACGTAACGGTGCTGAAGGTGTTGGTCTGTATCGTACTGAATTTTTATTTATGGATAGAGACTCTTTACCAACAGAAGATGAGCAATTCCAAGCCTATAAAGCGGTAGCAGAAGCGGTTGGAAGTCCTGCGGTCATTATTCGTACTATGGATATTGGCGGTGATAAAGACTTACCTTACATGAATCTACCCAAAGAAGAGAACCCATTCTTAGGTTGGCGTGCAATTCGTATTTGTCTTGACCGTAAAGAGATCCTTCATTCACAATTACGTGCTATCTTAAGAGCATCTGCTTTTGGTAAACTGCGTATTATGTTTCCAATGATTATCTCTGTTGAAGAGATCCGCGCATTGAAAGCAGAACTTGAAATATTGAAAAGCCAACTTCGTGAAGAAAATAAAGCTTTTGATGAGTCTATTGAAGTCGGTGTGATGGTAGAAACACCAGCAGCTGCAGTAATGGCTCGCCATATGGCAAAAGAAGTTGACTTTTTCAGTATTGGGACTAACGATCTAACACAATATACTCTGGCTGTAGACCGTGGAAATGAGCTGATATCTCATCTATATAATCCAATGTCACCTGCAGTACTCAACCTGATAAAACAGGTGATTGATGCATCACATGCTGAAGGTAAATGGACTGGAATGTGTGGTGAACTTGCTGGAGATGAACGAGCAACACTGCTCCTTCTAGGCATGGGATTAGATGAGTTTAGTATGAGTGCTATTTCAATTCCTCGCATCAAAAAAGTGATCCGCAATGCGAATTACGATGATGCAAGAGCACTAGCAGAGCAAGCACTTGCTCAGCCAACTGCAAAAGAATTGATGGACTTAGTAGAAACTTTTACTAAAGAAAAGACACTGTGCTAA
- a CDS encoding Dyp-type peroxidase — protein sequence MSHAQSGILVAHSKFGLFIEAMVVGELEFLRQGCQKFMQSLSDLQKQFPDASLGAVVAFGSDLWKKLSDENSAPELKPFRPLGKGLAPATQRDLLIHIQSMRHDVNFSLAQAAIAAFGDVIKVEEEIHGFRWIEERDLSGFIDGTENPQDDERYGVALINDGVDAGGSYVLVQRYEHNLKKWARFSESDQEKMIGRTKKDSVELDESERNVTSHVSRVVIEEDGEELAILRHSLPYGTASGKHGLYFLAYCGRLYNIEQQLLSMFGELDGKHDDLLRMSKPVTGSYYFAPSYEVLKAL from the coding sequence ATGTCTCATGCACAAAGTGGCATTTTAGTCGCACATAGTAAATTTGGTCTTTTTATCGAAGCAATGGTCGTGGGTGAATTAGAATTTCTGCGTCAAGGATGTCAGAAATTTATGCAATCATTATCTGATTTACAAAAGCAATTTCCTGATGCGTCATTAGGCGCAGTTGTTGCATTTGGCTCTGATCTTTGGAAAAAATTATCAGATGAAAACAGTGCTCCTGAGCTAAAACCTTTTCGCCCATTAGGTAAAGGTTTAGCACCAGCGACACAACGTGATCTGCTTATTCACATTCAATCTATGCGCCATGATGTGAACTTTTCATTGGCACAAGCGGCAATTGCAGCTTTTGGGGATGTGATTAAAGTTGAAGAAGAAATTCATGGTTTCCGTTGGATAGAAGAGCGTGATTTAAGTGGTTTTATTGATGGTACTGAAAACCCACAAGATGATGAACGCTACGGTGTTGCATTGATTAATGATGGTGTAGATGCTGGTGGTAGTTATGTTTTAGTTCAGCGTTATGAGCATAACCTAAAAAAATGGGCTCGTTTTAGTGAATCAGATCAAGAAAAAATGATCGGTCGAACTAAAAAAGACAGTGTTGAACTTGATGAATCAGAACGTAATGTCACATCTCATGTTTCTCGTGTTGTGATTGAAGAAGATGGCGAAGAGTTAGCAATTTTACGTCACAGCCTCCCTTACGGTACTGCAAGTGGTAAACATGGTTTATATTTCTTAGCTTATTGTGGTCGTTTATATAATATTGAACAGCAATTACTAAGTATGTTTGGTGAATTAGATGGTAAACACGATGACTTATTACGTATGAGTAAGCCTGTTACAGGAAGTTATTACTTTGCTCCATCTTATGAAGTCTTAAAAGCACTATAA
- a CDS encoding GNAT family acetyltransferase: protein MEIRVFRQDDFEAIITLWERCDLISPENDPEIDIERKINHSPDLFLIAEVAGELVGSVMGGYDGHRGSLYYLGVHPDFRGRGIANALISRLEKKLIAKGCPQITLVVPEENDATIFMFEKLLYEDQNQESTTYTKRLIVDQDFDL from the coding sequence ATGGAAATACGTGTATTTCGCCAAGATGATTTTGAGGCAATTATTACACTTTGGGAACGTTGCGATTTAATTTCGCCAGAGAACGATCCCGAAATTGATATTGAAAGAAAAATAAACCATTCACCTGATTTATTTCTGATTGCAGAAGTGGCCGGTGAACTAGTGGGGAGTGTAATGGGGGGCTACGATGGTCATCGTGGATCTTTATACTATTTAGGGGTTCACCCAGACTTTCGTGGCAGAGGCATTGCGAATGCATTGATCTCTCGATTAGAAAAAAAACTGATCGCGAAAGGATGCCCACAAATTACATTAGTTGTACCAGAAGAAAATGATGCAACGATTTTTATGTTTGAAAAGCTGTTGTATGAAGATCAAAACCAAGAAAGTACAACTTATACTAAACGATTAATTGTCGATCAGGATTTTGATCTCTAA
- the cysA gene encoding sulfate/thiosulfate ABC transporter ATP-binding protein CysA — protein sequence MSIEINNVTKYFDRTEVLHDVSLDVASGEMVALLGPSGSGKTTLLRIIAGLEHQTQGKICFEGQDVSRLHARSRKVGFVFQHYALFRHMTVFENIAFGLTVLPRRERPSKDAIHKKVTQLLEMIQLPHLAQRYPAQLSGGQKQRVALARALAVEPQILLLDEPFGALDAKVRTELRRWLRELHEELKFTSVFVTHDQQEAMEVADRIVIMGNGKIEQVGTPQGVWQSPSSRFVLEFLGDVNHLQGEINGAQLHIGGYHLPLSVTPLYQGEVDVFLRPWEIALSTHENSVCRLPVKVIEVSPKGHYWQLILQPIGWSKTPITAVWNEMSLTPAKGNTYYMGGAQARLYSGDTPLKTVSLAYTA from the coding sequence ATGAGTATTGAAATTAATAACGTCACAAAATATTTTGATCGCACCGAAGTGTTGCATGATGTCAGTCTTGATGTCGCTTCAGGTGAAATGGTGGCATTGTTAGGGCCTTCAGGATCAGGAAAAACAACACTTTTACGTATTATTGCGGGATTAGAACATCAAACCCAAGGGAAAATCTGTTTTGAAGGACAAGATGTTAGTCGATTACATGCTCGTTCACGTAAAGTCGGTTTTGTTTTTCAGCATTATGCGCTGTTTCGCCATATGACCGTATTTGAGAATATTGCATTTGGCTTAACCGTATTACCACGTCGTGAAAGACCAAGCAAAGATGCTATTCATAAAAAAGTGACTCAACTATTGGAGATGATCCAATTGCCTCACTTAGCTCAACGTTATCCTGCACAATTATCGGGTGGGCAAAAACAGCGGGTGGCTTTAGCAAGGGCTTTGGCTGTTGAACCTCAAATTTTACTACTCGATGAGCCTTTTGGCGCTTTAGACGCAAAAGTAAGAACAGAATTACGCCGTTGGTTACGTGAGTTGCATGAAGAACTTAAATTTACTAGCGTTTTTGTGACTCATGATCAACAAGAAGCAATGGAAGTGGCTGATCGCATTGTGATAATGGGGAATGGAAAAATAGAACAAGTAGGTACACCACAAGGAGTGTGGCAATCACCTTCAAGCCGTTTTGTACTCGAATTTCTAGGTGATGTTAATCATCTACAAGGTGAGATTAATGGCGCACAATTACATATTGGGGGCTATCACTTGCCATTATCGGTGACACCGCTTTATCAAGGTGAAGTAGATGTATTTTTACGTCCTTGGGAAATAGCATTAAGTACACATGAAAATAGTGTCTGTCGATTACCGGTTAAAGTCATTGAGGTTTCACCTAAAGGACATTATTGGCAATTGATTTTACAACCCATTGGATGGAGTAAAACGCCAATTACGGCAGTATGGAATGAGATGTCTTTAACGCCAGCAAAAGGAAACACCTATTATATGGGAGGTGCCCAAGCCCGTTTATATTCGGGTGATACTCCCTTAAAAACCGTGTCGTTGGCGTATACCGCGTAA
- the cysM gene encoding cysteine synthase CysM, producing MAGLEQFIGNTPLVKLQRLTQEVDAEIWVKLEGNNPAGSVKDRAALSMIEQAELRGEIKPGDTLIEATSGNTGIALAMIAAVKGYRLKLLMPENMSKERQASMQAYGAELILVSREVGMEGARDLAQQMEQQGEGKVLDQFNNPDNPRAHFLSTGPEIWQQTQGRITHFVSSMGTTGTITGVGSYLKTQSDSVQIIGLQPEEKSQIPGIRRWSPAYLPGIFKKELVDSVIDMSQTEAESTMRLLASQEGIFCGVSSGGAVAGALRVAKENPGAVIVAIVCDRGDRYLSTGVYSS from the coding sequence GTGGCAGGGTTAGAACAATTTATTGGTAATACACCATTAGTAAAACTACAACGACTTACGCAAGAAGTAGACGCTGAAATCTGGGTTAAACTTGAAGGTAATAACCCAGCAGGTTCAGTGAAAGACAGAGCCGCATTATCTATGATTGAACAAGCAGAATTACGTGGTGAAATAAAGCCAGGTGATACGCTTATTGAGGCAACTAGTGGTAATACTGGGATTGCCTTAGCCATGATTGCAGCGGTAAAAGGTTACCGTTTAAAGCTGTTAATGCCTGAGAATATGAGTAAAGAACGTCAAGCATCAATGCAAGCTTATGGCGCAGAATTGATTTTAGTGAGTCGTGAAGTCGGTATGGAAGGTGCACGAGATCTCGCACAACAAATGGAACAGCAGGGAGAGGGAAAAGTATTAGATCAATTTAATAACCCAGATAATCCAAGAGCCCATTTTTTGTCAACAGGCCCCGAAATTTGGCAACAGACGCAAGGTCGTATTACACATTTTGTTTCGAGTATGGGAACAACGGGGACGATCACCGGTGTGGGTAGTTACTTAAAAACACAATCTGATAGCGTGCAAATTATTGGACTTCAGCCAGAAGAAAAAAGCCAAATTCCAGGTATTCGTCGCTGGTCGCCCGCTTATTTGCCGGGAATTTTTAAAAAAGAGCTGGTGGATAGTGTGATTGATATGTCTCAAACCGAAGCAGAATCAACGATGCGCCTTTTAGCAAGTCAAGAGGGTATCTTCTGTGGTGTGAGTTCTGGAGGCGCTGTTGCTGGCGCTCTGCGCGTTGCAAAAGAAAATCCAGGGGCAGTGATTGTGGCCATTGTGTGTGATAGAGGGGATCGTTATTTATCAACAGGCGTTTACTCGTCATAA